The Desulfohalovibrio reitneri genome contains a region encoding:
- a CDS encoding Txe/YoeB family addiction module toxin translates to MTLLAWTPQAREEYLFWRKVDKEEGLKRVNMLLRDALHSPFEGRGKPEALRFDLSGYWSRRIDQEHRLVSKYDDKKDCQIVVQCRYHY, encoded by the coding sequence GTGACGCTGCTCGCCTGGACACCCCAGGCCCGGGAGGAATACCTCTTTTGGCGGAAGGTGGACAAGGAAGAAGGCCTCAAGCGCGTCAACATGCTGCTCCGCGACGCCCTGCACAGTCCGTTTGAAGGCCGGGGGAAACCGGAAGCCCTCCGCTTCGACCTCTCAGGCTACTGGTCCCGCCGCATCGACCAGGAGCATCGCCTCGTCTCCAAGTACGACGACAAGAAGGACTGCCAGATTGTGGTCCAGTGCCGATACCACTACTGA
- a CDS encoding ferritin-like domain-containing protein, with the protein MSDPAKMDKKERREKVIEVLNKARSMELYAISQYMVQHYALDAMDYGELAKNMKLIAIDEMRHAEQFAERIKDLDGEPTTELADKITRGQEVGQIFTFDAEVEDDTVDVYNQFLKTCRDMGDNISARLFEVIIEEEQEHADHFDNVGGHIKNLGDTYLSKVAGTSASTGPSTKGFVNMGGDEA; encoded by the coding sequence ATGTCTGATCCCGCCAAGATGGACAAGAAGGAACGCCGCGAGAAGGTCATCGAGGTGCTGAACAAGGCCCGCTCCATGGAACTGTACGCCATCTCCCAGTACATGGTGCAGCACTACGCCCTGGACGCCATGGACTACGGCGAGCTGGCCAAGAACATGAAGCTCATCGCCATCGACGAGATGCGCCACGCTGAACAGTTCGCCGAGCGCATCAAGGACCTCGACGGCGAGCCCACCACCGAGCTGGCCGACAAGATCACCCGGGGCCAGGAAGTGGGCCAGATCTTCACCTTCGACGCCGAGGTGGAGGACGACACCGTGGACGTCTACAACCAGTTCCTGAAGACCTGCCGCGACATGGGCGACAACATCAGCGCCCGCCTCTTCGAGGTCATCATCGAGGAGGAACAGGAACACGCCGACCACTTCGACAACGTGGGCGGCCACATCAAAAACCTCGGCGACACCTATCTCTCCAAGGTCGCCGGCACCTCCGCCTCCACCGGCCCCTCCACCAAGGGCTTTGTGAACATGGGCGGCGACGAGGCCTAG
- a CDS encoding mechanosensitive ion channel family protein, protein MDTFSPHLNKALAWLRQAGDWAAQRLLSAETATQAGVLLALLVLAFILAAPLRRTLQRRFDRLYRGVGLGPRLFRSLVRQTPYLAALALTWIAWAVNARLGGEETLFRLASSLLLAWLAIRFATAFVLSRFWARLIAGFVWALAALNILGLLAPAMALLDSVAFNLGEVRISLLTLSKATILVLVMLRAGSWLSNLAEHRLAAMTGLTPSARVLIGKLIKVVVITLVIMIALNSVGLDLTTLAVFSGAVGVGIGFGLQKVVANLISGFILLMDKSIKPGDVIEIGDVYGWITTLRARYASVVTRDGKEYLIPNEDLITTQVVNWSFSNRNIRLKLPVGVSYNSDIRLAMRIMADAAKVSDRVLTDPPPLPRLVGFGDSSVDLELRFWIADPQNGIVNVKSDIYLAVWDGFKEHGIEIPFPQRDVHVRSGLEGLSGKRDGSGGEN, encoded by the coding sequence ATGGATACGTTTTCCCCCCATCTGAACAAGGCGCTGGCCTGGCTGCGGCAAGCCGGAGACTGGGCCGCCCAGCGGCTGCTTTCGGCGGAGACCGCGACCCAGGCCGGAGTTCTGCTGGCACTCCTTGTTCTGGCCTTCATCCTGGCCGCGCCGCTCAGGCGGACCCTGCAGCGCCGCTTCGACCGCCTCTACCGGGGGGTGGGGCTGGGTCCCAGGCTGTTCCGCTCCCTTGTCCGGCAGACGCCCTACCTCGCGGCCCTGGCGCTGACCTGGATCGCCTGGGCGGTGAACGCCCGGCTGGGCGGCGAGGAGACCCTGTTCCGTCTTGCCTCCAGCCTGCTGCTGGCTTGGCTGGCAATCCGCTTCGCCACCGCTTTCGTCCTCTCCCGCTTCTGGGCGCGCCTCATCGCCGGGTTCGTCTGGGCCCTGGCTGCCCTGAACATCCTCGGCCTCCTGGCTCCGGCCATGGCCCTGCTGGACTCGGTGGCCTTCAACCTGGGCGAGGTGCGCATCAGCCTGCTGACCCTGTCCAAGGCGACCATCCTGGTCCTGGTCATGCTGCGGGCGGGCTCCTGGCTGTCCAACCTGGCGGAGCACCGGCTGGCGGCCATGACAGGGCTCACCCCTTCGGCGAGGGTGCTCATCGGCAAGCTCATCAAGGTGGTGGTCATCACCCTGGTGATCATGATCGCCCTGAACAGCGTGGGGCTGGACCTGACCACCCTGGCCGTATTCTCCGGCGCGGTGGGCGTGGGCATCGGCTTCGGCTTGCAGAAGGTGGTGGCCAACCTCATCAGCGGCTTCATCCTGCTCATGGACAAGTCCATCAAGCCGGGCGACGTCATCGAGATAGGCGACGTCTACGGCTGGATCACCACCCTGCGGGCCAGATACGCCTCGGTGGTCACGCGCGACGGCAAGGAATACCTCATCCCCAACGAGGACCTCATCACCACCCAGGTGGTCAACTGGTCCTTCTCCAACCGCAACATCCGCCTGAAGCTGCCGGTCGGAGTGTCCTACAACTCGGACATCCGGCTGGCCATGCGCATCATGGCGGACGCCGCCAAGGTCTCCGACAGGGTGCTGACCGACCCGCCGCCCCTGCCCAGGCTGGTGGGCTTCGGCGACAGTTCCGTGGACCTGGAACTGCGCTTCTGGATAGCCGACCCGCAGAACGGCATCGTCAACGTCAAAAGCGACATTTATCTCGCGGTGTGGGACGGCTTCAAGGAACACGGCATCGAGATTCCCTTCCCCCAGCGCGACGTACACGTGCGTTCGGGCCTGGAAGGGCTGTCGGGCAAGAGGGATGGGAGCGGCGGAGAAAACTGA
- a CDS encoding tetratricopeptide repeat protein — translation MNHRFCARGPLRLAACLVMCVLLSGCGVVQDVKGKYYLQSKSFEAGAESFRAELAEDPANPRANFYLGRFLLAEDKPGEAAKYLKRATQYAPDDEDYLFWLGVARGEAGDTEKERDSYRRVLRMEPGHLGARLHLAHLQLKAGENEQALDNYRKVLDKRPYSTQALYNRALILGRLGRTPEEKTAWKHYLAAWPDGPLARLATDHLNDLGDFSYRNHLLGKRKVTLEKLAFQPFKPELWGGSTASLDLVGEILANAENLDLYVVAYQRNNRELARERALAVRDYLLENFDLPSERVKPSWFGVAERIKVSGETFEEGQSVNLFAVSANKSGSSL, via the coding sequence ATGAACCATCGCTTTTGCGCGCGCGGTCCGCTGAGGCTGGCCGCGTGCCTCGTCATGTGCGTTCTGCTGTCCGGGTGTGGCGTGGTGCAGGACGTGAAGGGGAAGTACTACCTGCAGTCCAAGAGCTTCGAGGCCGGGGCGGAAAGCTTCCGCGCCGAGCTGGCCGAAGACCCGGCCAACCCCCGGGCCAACTTCTACCTGGGCCGCTTCCTGCTGGCCGAGGACAAGCCGGGCGAGGCGGCCAAGTACCTTAAACGCGCCACCCAGTACGCCCCGGATGACGAGGACTACCTCTTCTGGCTGGGCGTTGCCCGGGGCGAGGCGGGAGACACGGAAAAAGAGCGGGACAGCTACCGCCGGGTGCTGCGCATGGAGCCCGGCCACCTGGGCGCACGACTCCACCTGGCCCACCTGCAGCTCAAGGCTGGCGAGAACGAGCAGGCCCTGGACAACTACCGGAAGGTGTTGGACAAGCGACCCTATTCCACGCAGGCCCTCTACAACCGCGCCCTCATTCTTGGCAGGCTGGGGCGGACGCCGGAGGAAAAGACCGCCTGGAAGCACTATCTGGCCGCCTGGCCGGACGGCCCCCTGGCCCGTCTGGCCACCGACCACCTCAACGACCTTGGCGACTTCAGCTACCGCAATCACCTGCTGGGCAAGCGGAAAGTCACCCTGGAAAAACTGGCCTTTCAGCCCTTCAAGCCGGAGCTTTGGGGCGGCTCCACCGCCTCCCTGGACTTGGTGGGCGAAATTCTGGCAAACGCCGAAAACCTGGACCTGTATGTGGTCGCCTACCAGCGCAACAACCGCGAACTGGCCAGGGAACGCGCCCTGGCCGTGCGCGACTACCTGCTGGAGAACTTCGACCTGCCGTCCGAGCGTGTGAAGCCCAGCTGGTTCGGCGTGGCCGAGCGCATCAAGGTTTCGGGCGAGACCTTCGAGGAAGGCCAGTCAGTGAACCTTTTCGCCGTCTCCGCGAATAAATCCGGTTCCTCCTTGTGA
- a CDS encoding RNA polymerase sigma factor, with protein sequence MNDATAIRLVLAGDTEAFGSFVRRYQRPIYNLMYRAARDEEAAADLTQEAFARAFKGLDGFDANRRFFPWLYAVGVNLARDHARRKRAAPDTVEVRGEDLPASDDSEQELALILGADARAVHHALGELDLEHREALVLRFQEEMTMREIADALEISPSGAKMRVHRGLAKMKRILVENGHEPGTD encoded by the coding sequence ATGAATGACGCGACCGCGATACGGCTGGTGCTGGCCGGCGACACGGAGGCCTTCGGGAGCTTCGTGCGCCGTTACCAGCGACCCATCTACAATCTCATGTACCGCGCGGCGCGGGACGAGGAAGCCGCCGCCGACCTGACCCAGGAGGCCTTCGCGCGCGCCTTCAAGGGGCTGGACGGCTTCGACGCCAACAGGCGCTTCTTCCCCTGGCTCTACGCCGTGGGCGTGAACCTAGCCCGCGACCACGCCCGCAGGAAGCGGGCAGCCCCGGACACCGTGGAGGTCCGCGGGGAGGACCTGCCCGCCTCCGATGACTCGGAGCAGGAGCTGGCCCTCATCCTAGGCGCGGACGCCCGGGCCGTGCACCACGCCCTGGGCGAGCTGGACCTGGAGCACCGCGAAGCGCTGGTGCTGCGGTTTCAGGAGGAGATGACCATGCGGGAGATCGCCGACGCTCTGGAGATTTCCCCCAGCGGGGCAAAAATGCGGGTACACCGCGGGCTGGCCAAGATGAAACGGATTCTCGTGGAGAACGGACATGAGCCCGGAACGGACTGA
- a CDS encoding tetratricopeptide repeat protein encodes MSPERTDLNDALGKRIRDLPEAEPPEWLADAVMLRVAASRPWWRRWLDGLTTRPALAPALVAACLLLAFSGGFLAGGGLAPPASPGEVYRAAGGNAESSFLFGRGLLASGHTGEAVAMLSRAVEREPLRVEYRIWLDKALGEAGRVDEELRQYRKAAAIDDRSFLLRRRLAQGFLRTGKPEMAAAEYARILQSAPRDQQALLGRAEAMARLGRNGEAAASLKELLAQDIPGGRALRAVSMLNDLGDFTYRRATVGKRRLAIRAPSFEDGRLTPESRVSLRGVAETLRHSPGTTLHVVAFVEGNREVAKQRALLVKRELTRQAPGLRAKRIRTSWFGSPEPVETGSGAASLSQSIRIFGVPETTT; translated from the coding sequence ATGAGCCCGGAACGGACTGACCTCAATGACGCCCTCGGCAAGCGCATCCGCGATCTGCCGGAAGCCGAGCCGCCGGAGTGGCTTGCCGACGCGGTCATGCTCCGGGTGGCCGCGAGCCGCCCCTGGTGGCGGCGCTGGCTGGACGGGCTGACCACCCGGCCCGCTCTCGCCCCCGCCCTGGTGGCGGCCTGCCTGCTGTTGGCCTTCAGCGGGGGGTTCCTGGCCGGGGGCGGCTTGGCTCCGCCCGCCTCGCCGGGCGAGGTGTACCGCGCAGCGGGCGGCAACGCCGAATCCTCCTTCCTCTTCGGCCGGGGCCTGCTGGCCTCGGGCCATACCGGGGAGGCCGTGGCCATGCTCTCCCGGGCGGTGGAGCGCGAGCCCCTGCGCGTGGAATACCGCATCTGGCTGGACAAGGCGCTGGGCGAGGCCGGACGGGTGGACGAGGAGCTGCGGCAGTACCGCAAGGCCGCGGCCATCGACGACCGCTCCTTCCTGCTCCGCCGCCGTCTGGCCCAGGGCTTCCTGCGCACCGGCAAGCCGGAGATGGCGGCCGCGGAGTACGCCCGCATCCTGCAATCCGCCCCGCGCGACCAGCAGGCCCTGCTGGGCCGGGCCGAGGCCATGGCCAGGCTGGGCCGCAACGGCGAGGCGGCCGCCTCCCTCAAGGAGCTTCTGGCCCAGGACATTCCCGGCGGACGGGCCCTGCGGGCGGTCTCCATGCTCAACGACCTTGGCGACTTCACCTACCGCCGGGCCACCGTGGGCAAGCGCAGGCTGGCCATCCGAGCCCCGTCCTTCGAGGACGGCCGCCTCACCCCGGAGAGCCGCGTCTCCCTGCGCGGCGTGGCCGAGACTCTGCGCCATTCCCCCGGGACGACCCTGCACGTGGTGGCCTTTGTCGAGGGCAACCGTGAGGTGGCCAAGCAACGCGCCCTGCTGGTCAAGCGGGAGCTGACCCGGCAGGCCCCCGGCCTGCGGGCGAAGCGCATCCGCACCAGCTGGTTCGGCAGCCCGGAACCGGTGGAAACCGGCTCCGGCGCGGCCTCGCTTTCCCAATCCATCCGAATTTTCGGGGTGCCCGAAACCACAACATGA
- a CDS encoding PAS domain S-box protein, whose amino-acid sequence MRVFRLVLPLPPLLLALLLYAGAALADPLPLTSEEEAWLAEHEVIRLGVDPNWPPFEFFDSQGRYSGIAADYIALLEERLGVRVAPVRGLSWEEVLEGAEERRIDLVPCAVATSPRREYLDFTSPYLSYPLVLFARQESSYIPGIEVLRDKRVAAVPAYATLDMIRADHPWFSPTLFPSVPRALEAVATGKADVFVGNLAAGVWTIRNNSLTNIKVAGPTGYRFELAMGVRSDWPMLRSILDKALASISPAEHNRIEANWFSVEVESDTSRVVRVALAVAGVGVVLLLAVLLWNRFQHKEIQRRRQVEAALRASEARFRAMFQALIVGMAVFDSEQKLIHLNEAGAKMFGCDSPEDLLGRSPEEFVHPDDLEDRRQAQKRLWSGETDSYAAIRRLLRPDGGEFVGEIYVSAVRGDDGDIEQVVMLITDVTERIQAKRELDRSNELLRATLDSSPTGILVVDGHRNIIICNPAFLHLLNLPESWPKTPDLASREAIAAEQMAEPEQQLERVRQLMANPGTDEVDTIHLKSGRIVERHAHPFRMGGETVGRLFIYMDVTERKRAEELREDVERMTRHDLKSPLGSFISLADALRSADNLTPRQADMLRTAKESAYRMLNMVNLSLDLYKMEQGTYRLDPAPVDLHSVLDDVRDETAQLLRAKQIEVELSGPDRATAFGERLLCHSILGNLLRNAAEASPENGTVHIQLADDAHPSVSVTNKGEVPPGIRDTFFEKYVTSGKRYGTGLGTYMARLTATTMGGDIHLDTSTPGQTTVTVTFRPVPK is encoded by the coding sequence ATGCGCGTTTTCCGCCTCGTACTCCCGCTGCCGCCGCTTCTGCTGGCCCTGCTGCTGTACGCGGGCGCGGCGCTGGCCGACCCGCTGCCGCTCACGTCCGAGGAGGAGGCTTGGCTGGCCGAGCACGAGGTGATCCGCCTGGGCGTGGATCCCAACTGGCCCCCTTTCGAGTTCTTCGACAGCCAGGGACGCTACAGCGGCATCGCCGCGGACTACATCGCCCTGCTGGAAGAGCGGCTCGGGGTGCGGGTGGCCCCGGTGCGCGGGCTGAGTTGGGAGGAGGTCCTGGAGGGCGCCGAGGAGAGGCGGATCGACCTCGTCCCCTGTGCTGTGGCCACATCGCCTCGCCGTGAATACCTGGACTTCACTTCCCCCTACCTGAGCTATCCCCTGGTCCTCTTTGCCCGCCAGGAAAGCTCCTACATCCCCGGAATCGAGGTCCTGCGCGACAAGCGCGTGGCCGCCGTGCCGGCCTACGCAACCCTGGACATGATCCGGGCGGACCACCCGTGGTTCTCGCCCACGCTCTTTCCTTCGGTTCCCCGCGCCCTGGAGGCCGTGGCCACGGGCAAGGCTGACGTTTTCGTGGGCAACCTGGCCGCCGGGGTCTGGACCATCCGCAACAACTCCCTGACCAACATCAAGGTGGCCGGACCCACCGGCTACAGGTTCGAACTGGCCATGGGCGTCCGCTCCGACTGGCCCATGCTGCGATCCATACTGGACAAAGCCTTGGCCTCCATCAGCCCGGCCGAACACAACCGCATCGAGGCCAACTGGTTCTCGGTGGAGGTGGAAAGCGACACAAGCCGTGTCGTGCGAGTGGCCCTGGCCGTGGCCGGAGTGGGCGTGGTCCTTCTCCTGGCGGTGCTGCTCTGGAACCGCTTCCAGCACAAGGAAATACAGCGCCGCCGCCAGGTGGAGGCCGCCCTGCGGGCCTCGGAGGCGCGTTTCCGGGCCATGTTCCAGGCCCTCATCGTGGGCATGGCCGTGTTCGACTCCGAGCAGAAGCTGATCCACCTCAACGAGGCCGGGGCGAAAATGTTCGGGTGCGACTCCCCCGAGGACCTGCTGGGTCGCTCACCCGAAGAGTTCGTCCACCCCGACGACCTGGAGGACCGCCGCCAAGCCCAGAAACGACTCTGGAGCGGGGAGACGGACTCCTACGCCGCCATCCGCAGGCTGCTGCGGCCGGACGGCGGCGAGTTCGTCGGCGAGATATACGTCTCCGCCGTGCGCGGTGACGATGGGGACATCGAGCAAGTGGTCATGCTCATCACCGACGTTACCGAGCGTATCCAGGCCAAGCGCGAGCTGGACCGCTCCAACGAACTCCTGCGGGCCACCCTGGACTCCTCGCCCACGGGCATCCTGGTGGTGGACGGCCATCGCAACATCATCATCTGCAACCCCGCCTTCCTCCACTTGCTCAACCTGCCCGAGTCCTGGCCAAAGACCCCGGATCTGGCCAGCCGCGAGGCCATTGCGGCGGAGCAGATGGCCGAGCCGGAACAGCAATTGGAACGCGTCAGGCAGCTCATGGCCAACCCCGGAACCGACGAGGTGGACACCATCCACCTCAAGAGCGGCCGCATCGTGGAGCGCCACGCCCACCCGTTCCGCATGGGCGGGGAAACGGTGGGCCGGCTTTTTATCTACATGGACGTCACCGAGCGCAAACGCGCCGAGGAGCTGCGCGAGGACGTGGAGCGCATGACCCGCCACGACCTCAAGTCGCCCCTGGGTTCCTTCATTTCCCTGGCGGACGCCCTGCGGAGCGCGGACAACCTCACCCCCCGCCAAGCGGACATGCTGCGCACGGCAAAGGAATCCGCCTACCGCATGCTGAACATGGTCAATCTCTCCCTGGATCTTTACAAGATGGAGCAGGGCACCTACCGGCTCGACCCCGCGCCCGTCGACCTCCACAGCGTGCTCGACGATGTCCGCGACGAGACAGCGCAGCTGCTGCGGGCCAAACAGATCGAGGTGGAGCTATCCGGGCCGGACCGGGCCACCGCCTTCGGCGAACGGCTCCTCTGCCACTCCATTCTCGGCAACCTGCTGCGCAACGCCGCCGAAGCCTCGCCCGAAAACGGGACCGTCCACATCCAGCTCGCGGACGATGCCCACCCCTCGGTCAGCGTCACCAACAAGGGGGAAGTCCCGCCCGGCATCCGCGACACCTTCTTCGAAAAATACGTTACTTCCGGTAAACGCTACGGCACCGGCCTGGGCACCTACATGGCCCGCCTCACCGCCACCACCATGGGCGGCGACATCCACCTGGACACCTCCACCCCCGGACAAACCACCGTCACCGTCACCTTCCGCCCCGTGCCCAAGTAG
- a CDS encoding PAS domain S-box protein: MNLDAEESYRAFFLDSGAVAFLVDPDSGRIVRANRAACAFYGYSPPEFSGMTVFDLNTLPRDEVLARMSQVRAGGREILQFTHRLRSGELREVEVSSGPVSLGDQNLLYSIIRDRTEENRSRREVESFFTLPLNLLLVAGMDSRIHRVNEAWRGVLGYAPEDLHGRFFLDLVHPEDRNSTRAVLAGLSKGRVVSRFENHYQCGDGSYIRLAWSTAPDLDEGVIYATAQDVTESRRAEEELRLQSARLRALVELASMDEAEPKELADFILGQAMLLTDSGLGFVAEASADGERLVPLAFSPGAMRLSAAHMPRDGFSIAASGIWREPMETGNPLVANNYPDHSKRGQLPEGHAPINRLLAVPMRQGDEPPLVVAVANKRRDYTETDTNQLTLLMRGLWEHIRRRRTQAELLRAKEEAEAASEAKSRFLATVSHEMRTPLNGVLGMLQLLRSTGLSPEQDELAETAFTSGRTLQRVIGDILDFSSFDADSVEVYPESFDLAAMLRGLADIYQPVCRRKGLAFRLEKASGLPRWVHCDMHRLRQILSNLLDNAVKFSSDGEITLWASGRPAGGCLRLAFVVSDQGQGIPEDMVERVFNPFTQVDDSPTRSHQGVGLGLSIVSVLARALGGSVCLDSGPGGSSFGLSLPADKGSQPGHPKGEPSNGRFDGLRILLAEDHQANRATMSRLLRRMGAEVVEAAHGRQAVEAFGRQPVDLVLMDVRMPVMDGLDATRTIRAEPNGGDVPIAALTAHAMPGDRDRFLAMGMDGYLAKPLDLGELADLVAKLIPDRAGTAG, from the coding sequence ATGAACCTCGACGCCGAGGAGTCCTACCGCGCCTTCTTTCTGGACAGCGGCGCCGTGGCTTTCCTGGTCGATCCCGACAGCGGCCGCATCGTCCGGGCCAACAGGGCCGCCTGCGCATTCTACGGCTACTCCCCGCCGGAGTTCTCCGGCATGACCGTGTTCGACCTCAACACCCTCCCCCGCGACGAGGTGCTGGCCCGCATGAGCCAAGTGCGCGCTGGGGGCCGGGAGATTCTTCAATTCACGCACCGGCTTCGCTCCGGAGAACTCCGGGAGGTGGAGGTCTCCAGCGGGCCGGTCAGTCTCGGCGACCAGAACCTGCTGTACTCCATAATCCGCGACCGCACCGAGGAGAACCGGTCCCGCCGCGAGGTGGAGAGCTTCTTCACCCTGCCGCTGAACCTGCTCTTGGTGGCCGGAATGGACAGCCGCATCCACCGGGTCAACGAGGCCTGGCGCGGCGTTCTCGGTTATGCGCCGGAGGACCTTCACGGCCGTTTCTTCCTCGACCTGGTTCACCCGGAGGACCGCAATTCCACTCGGGCTGTGCTGGCCGGCCTGTCCAAAGGCAGGGTGGTTTCCCGCTTCGAGAACCACTACCAGTGCGGAGACGGCTCCTACATCCGTCTGGCCTGGTCCACGGCCCCGGACCTGGACGAGGGCGTCATTTACGCCACGGCACAGGACGTGACCGAGTCGCGCCGGGCCGAGGAGGAGCTGCGGTTGCAGAGCGCCCGGCTGCGGGCCTTGGTGGAGCTGGCCTCCATGGACGAGGCCGAGCCCAAGGAATTGGCCGATTTCATCCTGGGACAGGCCATGCTGCTCACCGACAGCGGCCTGGGTTTCGTGGCCGAGGCCAGCGCCGACGGCGAACGGCTGGTTCCGCTTGCTTTCTCTCCCGGGGCCATGCGCCTCAGCGCGGCGCACATGCCACGCGATGGATTCTCCATCGCCGCCTCCGGCATCTGGCGCGAACCCATGGAGACGGGGAACCCGCTGGTGGCCAACAACTACCCGGATCACTCCAAACGCGGCCAGCTTCCTGAGGGGCACGCGCCCATCAACCGGCTGCTGGCCGTCCCCATGCGCCAGGGGGACGAACCGCCGCTGGTGGTGGCCGTGGCCAACAAGCGCAGGGACTACACGGAAACGGACACGAACCAGCTGACCCTGCTCATGCGCGGCTTGTGGGAGCACATCCGACGCCGCCGCACCCAGGCGGAATTGCTGCGGGCCAAGGAGGAGGCCGAGGCCGCCTCCGAGGCCAAGTCCCGCTTTCTGGCCACGGTCAGCCACGAGATGCGCACCCCCCTCAACGGCGTGCTGGGCATGCTGCAATTGCTCCGCTCCACCGGCCTGAGCCCGGAGCAGGACGAGCTGGCCGAGACAGCCTTCACCTCCGGGCGCACACTGCAGCGGGTCATCGGCGACATTCTCGACTTTTCCTCCTTCGACGCCGACAGTGTTGAGGTTTACCCGGAATCCTTCGACCTCGCGGCCATGCTGCGGGGGCTGGCGGACATCTACCAGCCCGTCTGCCGCCGCAAGGGGCTCGCTTTCCGCCTGGAAAAAGCCTCCGGCCTGCCCCGCTGGGTGCATTGCGACATGCACCGCCTCCGCCAGATTCTAAGCAACCTGCTGGACAACGCGGTCAAGTTTTCCAGCGACGGGGAGATAACCCTGTGGGCCTCGGGGCGCCCCGCGGGCGGTTGCCTGCGGCTGGCCTTCGTGGTCTCGGACCAGGGGCAAGGCATCCCCGAAGATATGGTCGAGCGCGTTTTCAACCCCTTCACCCAGGTGGATGACTCCCCCACCCGCAGCCACCAGGGCGTCGGTCTGGGGTTGAGCATCGTCAGCGTGCTGGCGCGCGCTTTGGGCGGTTCGGTCTGCCTGGACAGCGGCCCCGGGGGAAGCTCCTTCGGCCTGTCCCTGCCCGCGGACAAGGGCAGCCAGCCCGGCCATCCCAAGGGTGAGCCCTCCAATGGCCGGTTTGACGGCCTACGCATCCTTTTGGCCGAGGACCACCAAGCCAACCGTGCCACCATGTCCCGCCTGCTGCGGCGCATGGGGGCCGAAGTGGTGGAAGCGGCCCATGGACGGCAGGCGGTGGAGGCCTTCGGGCGGCAGCCGGTGGATCTGGTGCTCATGGACGTGCGGATGCCGGTCATGGACGGCCTGGACGCGACCAGGACCATCCGGGCCGAGCCCAACGGAGGGGACGTGCCCATCGCCGCCCTGACCGCCCACGCCATGCCCGGCGACCGCGACCGTTTCCTGGCCATGGGCATGGACGGATACCTGGCCAAGCCCCTGGACCTCGGCGAGCTGGCCGACCTGGTCGCGAAACTGATCCCGGACCGCGCCGGCACGGCCGGATGA
- a CDS encoding response regulator, which produces MTGRVEDNPAAGDGAAGRAEPRLRVLLAEDNKVSALVCDRLLTRLGHRVFSVENGLEALELLSRREVDAVLLDVQMPGMDGLECVRRLRRGEAGERAAGLPVIALTAHAQLGDRERLLDAGMDEYLTKPIDFEKLEATLRRVAAAGG; this is translated from the coding sequence ATGACGGGACGGGTGGAGGACAACCCGGCCGCCGGAGACGGTGCGGCCGGGCGCGCGGAGCCTCGGTTGCGGGTTCTTCTGGCCGAGGACAACAAGGTCAGCGCCCTTGTCTGCGACCGCCTGTTGACCAGGTTGGGGCACCGGGTGTTCAGCGTGGAGAACGGGCTGGAGGCTCTGGAGCTTTTGTCCCGCCGCGAAGTGGACGCTGTGCTGCTGGACGTGCAGATGCCCGGCATGGACGGGCTGGAGTGCGTGCGGCGCCTGCGCCGGGGCGAGGCGGGCGAGCGGGCCGCAGGGCTGCCCGTCATCGCGCTGACGGCCCACGCCCAGCTGGGCGACCGGGAACGCCTGCTGGATGCGGGCATGGACGAGTACCTGACCAAGCCCATCGATTTCGAGAAGCTGGAGGCGACGCTCCGCCGGGTGGCCGCAGCAGGGGGATGA
- a CDS encoding universal stress protein, with translation MIQVKKILCAVDFSEFSPHVAEYAATLAKAMGSEVRVLYVAPSLSQYVGFHVPPSSIESFVEDIVSGAEKTMEQFLEDHFKDVQATGEVVTGYAGEEILTQAKESGADLIVMGTHGRQGIDRILFGSVAEKVVKSAGCPVLTVRPDFKPGRE, from the coding sequence ATGATACAAGTGAAGAAGATTCTCTGCGCGGTGGACTTCTCCGAGTTCAGCCCCCATGTGGCCGAGTACGCCGCCACGCTTGCCAAGGCCATGGGGTCGGAAGTGCGGGTGCTGTATGTGGCGCCTTCCCTGTCGCAGTACGTGGGTTTCCATGTGCCGCCCAGCTCCATCGAGAGCTTCGTCGAGGACATCGTCTCCGGCGCGGAAAAGACCATGGAGCAGTTCCTGGAGGACCACTTCAAGGACGTGCAGGCCACGGGCGAGGTCGTCACCGGCTACGCCGGGGAGGAGATTCTCACCCAGGCCAAGGAAAGCGGGGCCGACCTGATCGTCATGGGCACGCACGGGCGCCAGGGCATCGACCGCATCCTGTTCGGCTCGGTGGCGGAGAAGGTGGTCAAGTCCGCGGGCTGTCCGGTGCTCACCGTGCGCCCGGACTTCAAGCCCGGCAGGGAATAG